The Prinia subflava isolate CZ2003 ecotype Zambia chromosome 18, Cam_Psub_1.2, whole genome shotgun sequence genome has a window encoding:
- the LOC134559852 gene encoding growth-regulated alpha protein-like, with amino-acid sequence MNPHLRLLLLLAAAALCQGAPLAGELRCRCVQTVSEVIPPRRLARLEFLAEGPHCAVPEVIATTKQGQMVCLNPIAPWVKLLITRILRSSPNKL; translated from the exons ATGAACCCGCacctccgcctcctcctccttctggcCGCCGCCGCTCTCTGCCAGG GTGCCCCGCTGGCAGGGGAGCTGCGCTGCCGCTGCGTGCAGACCGTGTCCGAGGTGATCCCGCCGCGGCGCCTGGCCCGCCTGGAGTTCCTCGCCGAGGGGCCGCACTGCGCTGTGCCCGAGGTCAT AGCCACGACGAAGCAGGGACAGATGGTCTGCCTGAACCCCATCGCACCCTGGGTCAAACTCCTGATCACCAGGATCCTCCGCAG TTCACCCAACAAGCTCTGA